The Tripterygium wilfordii isolate XIE 37 chromosome 23, ASM1340144v1, whole genome shotgun sequence genomic sequence TTGGAAAATTCCAAATCAGTTTAGGACAACCATATAACCTAAGCTCTTGAAGATTTGGGAATCCTTCACCACCCATAGTGCCATGAGACCACTCCCTCCACTCTGACATACCACCAATTTCCAACCTCTCTAGCGATGGAAATGGCACAACAACATTCCCATAGAACTCAACACCTATGCTTTTCACCGCCTTCAATCCAATTATGCTTAGCTCTTTGAGTAAGCAAAGATGCCCAAGTGGTGGTAAGAGTTTGGTCTCTCCACAATATCTCAAAGTTAAGGAAACCAAAGGAATATTACTCATCCAAAATGGGAATTCAGCACCACAGTAGGATGAAATGGTAAGCCTCTTCAAGTTTTGATGAGGTTCAAGTGATTCAAGTACCGACATGTCATTCCTTCCATGGCAATAATTCCATTCTAATTCCAATTCTTCAAGGCCTTGCTTCCCCTTTAAGTTCGCTAACTTTGCATCTTGGACATTTTGAAGCCCTTGAATGGATAAACTGCCACGAAGATTATTCAAGTTCTTGAGTTCAGCAATTGTAGTTCCATGGCCTTCTTTCACAATAAACTTGGATAAAGTCTGAAGATTGGTCAACATACCAATGCCAGATGGAAACTTTTGTAACTTAAATGTCTCGAAAATATCAAGATGCCGCAAGTTCACCAGATTTCTAATTTTATCTGGCAACTTCTTGAGGAACTGACAATAACACAATAGCAAAGTTTGCAAATTAAAGAGACTACTCACTGACTCTGGAAGCTGTTGAATATATGTCTGAGATAAGTTGATGTACCGTAGGTGTATCAAATCCCCAATTGAATTCGGTAGCTTTGTTATTTCTGGAATAGTAAGAGATAGCACCCTTGCGCATTTTGATTGTGCCAATAACTTGTACAGCATCTTGCATTCATAGCCTCTCGAGTCAGAGAAATAACCCCTTCGCCAAATTGGAAAACCCACAATTGTTCTCAACCTCTTCATTCGAGTATAGATTTCATACTCTTGCGAGTCAATATCTTTGAGATAGGAAAAAGATGCATGACGGACCTTTTGATATAGTATAGTTGACATATCATCCTCTAACATAGCCTCATCATTATAACAAATTTCTCTTGCAATAGTTTGAGCAAGATCACTTATAAGATCATGCATCACAAATACTGATATCCTACTATATTTCGGTGGCTCAAAGAATGGTTGTGAACGAGGGTATGGGAAGAGCAATTTATTAATGATCGACGACTGAAATAATGACCTTGATACCAAATCCTCAAAGTATTCGACTCCCAAGTCCCCCATTAGCTTCCCTCCCCGGGGATCGTGCAAGAAACCTTCTGCCATCCATAGCGAAACCAACTCATCCCTATCAAATTCATAATCCTTGGGGAATATTGCACAATAAACAAAACATCGCTTTAAATGAGAAGGGAGATCATTGTAGCTCAATTTTAGAGTCGGATGGACACTATTGCTCGTTTCTCGGGAATTCCACAATTTGTTTCTCAATACACGTTCCCACTCCTCACGGCTTCGTTTATTGCGCAAGAGACCTCCCAATACTTTTGCAGCCAACGGAAGTCCGTTACACCTTTTTGCCAATTCCATACCAATATCCTTTAGATCTAAGTGTGAATCAAAGCTTTGTGCCGCCAAAGCATGGTGAGCCAATATGAACAAGCACTCTTCATCTGGCAACTCCTTCACACAGTAGGCATGGACATCAGCAGTGATCGGTGCAGCATTTTTCTTACGAGTGGTGACAACTATTTTGCTACTGGTTGCTGCAGAAACGAAAGGTGCACGTAGTAGATCCCATTGATTGTAATCCTCTTCCCATACATCATCTAGGATGAGCAAAAATTTCTTTTGAGATAATTTCTCTTTCAATGTTTCTTGAAATGAATTCAAATTAAGATCCTTTAAATCACGGATCTCTGGAGCTACACACCACAGAATTGTTCTCGTTAAGTCAATAACATCAAAATTTCCAGAAACACATACCCATATCTTGATGTCAAAATAGTCTTGCACAGCAGAATCATTGTAGACTAACTTTGTTAAAGTAGTCTTACCAATTCCTCCCATCCCTAATATAGGGATCACAGAAATGGAATTGTTAGCACCTTCTTCATTCATCAACAACATCTTAACAATAACCTCCTTGTCATCATTCCTGCCATAAATATCCGATTCATCTACCAAAGAAGTTGTCGAAGTTGTCGGTGGCCTTTCCGTCACCTGGTTGGATCTCGTCCCATTAACAAGCCTTCTCAAATTGAGAGTCTGGTCCTGCCATGCATTAATACGTTGTAATCGTTTAGTAATGTCTTTTATCCTGGATGCCATCTTGTTATTGAACGCAAAAGAAGTTATACGAGTGGGGATTAACTTCCGCAGTTTGTTTGTGCTTGCCTGAGAACCTTCCATCACTTTGCCCTTCAAATCTTCAGTGTTGAACTCATCCAGCACGTCTTCGATGTCATAGGTCAGATCTCGAAACTCATCAAGCCATATTTTCACTGCAGAATTTGTCATTTGCGTGTCTTCAGCATCATCAAGCAAAGAGCTGATTTCGGCCAGCATCTGTAGCAAATAGAACCTCTGTGTCCTATTGTCAAGCACTCAAACACAATAGCAGATCAAGAACAAACAGAGAAGGAAATACAAGTACTTATCAACATCAGCAGAAGCTATTCATTGACATTAGCTTTCTTAGTTTTCAATTCTCTCTTCCCAGTACATACGAACTAGGGCTTGTAGTCTCTTAGAACACAAAAGAAGAAGTCACTGCAGCCACACAAACATAGACATTACATAAATGACCTTGGTCAAAGTTAGATACTACTTTAACCAAGTCTTGTACACATAACACACATAAGACAAAATAACCAACAGTAAAAGTAAACCACCACTTTCCCAGAATTGCATTACAACATTCAACACTCCTCCTTAATGCATTTTCTGGTAACTCCCATTCTGGTTCTGAGCATTTGAAACCTAGCCTTAGGCAAGGCCTTGGTCAATAAATCTGCAAGTTGATCCTCTGACTTGCAGTAAACCATCTTCACTTCACCATTTTGTTCAGCTTCTCTGATTGCATGATATCTTACATTCATGTGCTTGGTTTTACCATGCTTCACAGGATTTTCACCAATAGCAATAGCAGAtgtattatcacaataaataACTGTAGCTTCACTTTGCTGCTGCCCCACATCCACTAGCAGTTTTCTCAGCCAAAGTGTTTGATTTGAAGCTGAAGCTGCTGCAACATACTCAGCTTCAGCTGTTGACTGTGCAGTAATATCTTGCTTCTTTGAACTCCAAGAAAAAACTCCTGAGCCAAACGAAAACAAGTACCCTGAAGTGCTCTTAAAGTCATCTACATTACCAGCAAAATCACTGTCAGTGTATCCTTCAAGTGCACTCCCTTCATTTTTGTCAAACCATACTCCATAGTCTGCTGTTCCTGCCAGATACCTAAGTACTCTCTTGGCTGCCCCTTGATGAATCTTGCTAGGAGCCTTCATAAACCTAGACAGCAGGCTTGCACAATAAATCAAATCAGGTCTTGATGCTGTTAAGTACAATAAACTCCCAATTAAGCTTCTGTACAAGGCAGCATCTGTAAGTTCTTCACCATCCTCCAAAGACAACTTAACATTTAATGACAATGGTGTAGCAGAACTCTTACATTTCTCCATATtaaatttctttaatatatccagagcatattttctttgagaaagaaaaatgcctGAATTAGACTGACAAATCTCCATTCCCAAAAAATATGACATCTCCCCCAAATcagacatttcaaattcattcttcatctCAGCCTTGAACACTTCCACTGCTGCTGGACAACTTCCAGTGATGAagaaatcatcaacataaagagAGACAATCATCTTCTGATCTTCATCTTTGGTATACAAGGTAGGTTCATTAATACTCCTCCTAAAGCCATGCATTAGGAGGTAACTATCAATCCTGCTGTACCAGGCTCTAGGAGCCTGTTTCAACCCATAAAGTGCCTTACTCAACTTGTACACCATCTCCTCCTTACCAGGTATCACAAAACCCTTAGGTTGCTCAACATATATCTCCTCTTCAAGAAGACCATTCAAAAATGCTGACTTGACATCCAAGTGATAAATTTTCCACCCTTCTTTAGCTGCCAAGGCAATCAACATTCTCACTGTGTCATGTCTTGCCACAGGTGAGAATGTTTCTCCATAATCTGTTCCAGGTAACTGTGCATACTCTTTGACCACCAACCTGGCTTTGAACTTGTTCACAGAACCATTTGGATTCAATTTGGTTCTATAAACCCATTTCACCCCAATCACATTCTGCTTCTTAGGTTTAGAAGTCAACTGCCATGTTTCATTCTTGTTAATCATTTCAATCTCTTCCTTCATAGCTTGCTTCCATTCATCAAACTTGCAAGCTTCCTCATAATTTGTAGGTTCCACCATAGCCATATTACAACTTTCATAAACTTCAGTCAAGGATTTTGTTTTCCTGACAGAAGTTTCATCAGTTGTAGAACCAACTCCCTTGTCTTCATCCTTCACAAAATTGTTAGAACTAGAGCACTGCGCTGACTGAGACTTGGTAGACCACACTGCATCATTAACATCCCAATCCCAGTGAGCTTCCTCGTCAACCACCATATCCCTACTAATCAGAAGCTTTTTTGTCTTCAAATTGTAAACTCTGTACCCTTTAGCTTGTGCAGAGTAACCTAAAAAAATCCCAACATCAGCTTTCTCAtctaattttgttcttttcacATCTGGAACATGTGTATAACACAATGAACCAAACACCTTGAGGTGTCTAGCAGATGGCTTGGAACCAAACCATGCCTCAGTAGGTGTCACTCCTTCAACAGACCTAGTAGGAAGCCTGTTAAGAAGATAAACAGCAGTGTAAACTGCCTCAGCCCAAAAATTCTTTGGTAACTTCTTTTCAGCTATCATGCATCTTGCCATCTCCATAACTGTCCTGTTCTTCCTTTCAGAAACCCCATTCTGCTCAGGTGAGTAGCCTACTGTCAACTGATGTGCAACTCCAGTCTCTTCACAGAATTGATTAAAATTTGAGGAGGTATACTCCTTGCCATTGTCAGACCTTATAGCCTTGATCTGCTTCCCACTCTGAGCCTCCACCATCGCTTTAAACTTCTTGAAAACAGTGAACACCTGAGACTTGTTACTCAAGAAGTACACccatgtcattcttgtacaatcatcaataaatagtaTAAAGTACCTATTCTTGCTTAGGGACTCTACACTCATTGGTCCACACACATCAGTGTGAATCAATTCAAGTTTCTCACTTGCTCTCCATGATGAACTTGCAGGGAAAGACTTTCTATGCAATTTACCTAGCTGACATGCTTGGCAAACAGCTTGATGCTCCTCTACTTCTGTCATATCCCTCACAAACTCCTTATCCCTTGCTAACTTCAGACCCTTCAAGTTAAAATGTCCATACCTTTTGTGCCACAGCCAAGTATCGTCTGTCTTAGCTATGTAGGAGGACTGTACTGTAGCTTCATAATATAACGGAAAACTATTGCCAGACATTTGTACTCTAGCAATTTCACCACCATTAGCATTAAAGATTGTGCAAGAATAATCTTTAAATACTAATGAGTAACCTTTCTTTAACATTTGTGACACACTCAACAAATTCTTACTTAACTTGGGAATGTACAAAACATCATGAATGTGCCTCATACCTTTTTTTGTGTTTACAGCAACCACTCCCTTTCCCTCAGCTTCAACTATTT encodes the following:
- the LOC119992590 gene encoding putative disease resistance RPP13-like protein 1 codes for the protein MEIAIGVGGALLSASVQPLIERLTSHELNIFARREKILGDLKDWEMMLAEISSLLDDAEDTQMTNSAVKIWLDEFRDLTYDIEDVLDEFNTEDLKGKVMEGSQASTNKLRKLIPTRITSFAFNNKMASRIKDITKRLQRINAWQDQTLNLRRLVNGTRSNQVTERPPTTSTTSLVDESDIYGRNDDKEVIVKMLLMNEEGANNSISVIPILGMGGIGKTTLTKLVYNDSAVQDYFDIKIWVCVSGNFDVIDLTRTILWCVAPEIRDLKDLNLNSFQETLKEKLSQKKFLLILDDVWEEDYNQWDLLRAPFVSAATSSKIVVTTRKKNAAPITADVHAYCVKELPDEECLFILAHHALAAQSFDSHLDLKDIGMELAKRCNGLPLAAKVLGGLLRNKRSREEWERVLRNKLWNSRETSNSVHPTLKLSYNDLPSHLKRCFVYCAIFPKDYEFDRDELVSLWMAEGFLHDPRGGKLMGDLGVEYFEDLVSRSLFQSSIINKLLFPYPRSQPFFEPPKYSRISVFVMHDLISDLAQTIAREICYNDEAMLEDDMSTILYQKVRHASFSYLKDIDSQEYEIYTRMKRLRTIVGFPIWRRGYFSDSRGYECKMLYKLLAQSKCARVLSLTIPEITKLPNSIGDLIHLRYINLSQTYIQQLPESVSSLFNLQTLLLCYCQFLKKLPDKIRNLVNLRHLDIFETFKLQKFPSGIGMLTNLQTLSKFIVKEGHGTTIAELKNLNNLRGSLSIQGLQNVQDAKLANLKGKQGLEELELEWNYCHGRNDMSVLESLEPHQNLKRLTISSYCGAEFPFWMSNIPLVSLTLRYCGETKLLPPLGHLCLLKELSIIGLKAVKSIGVEFYGNVVVPFPSLERLEIGGMSEWREWSHGTMGGEGFPNLQELRLYGCPKLIWNFPSGLPCCLKCIIVKNCDALECFPMINTRDGRESLLEELHIEDCSSLKYFERNFNFPTSLRKLTIRHCVNLLCLPDGLTVQDDNTNQSQSESHLEELEIVGYQGPTSFPAGKFPAALKFLTIRGPICMQLESAISEKNTALETIEVSDDDNLKALPSINCLQSLRSLSIYDCPALESFPEMGFRSTSLQQLQMEECQNLSLVPIQMQSHFPSLRGLIIGNCHNLRQPIAEWGLGMLSSLETLKVYGRCPATADVVAFADDNCCWLPTSLKQLDIREFVSLESVSMGLQMLTSLKDLSIRSCPKLRSLTKEALPFSLREIRIYHCPLLKKKLLKEKKGLRVFYK